GACCTGTTAGAGTGTGTCTAGAGGAGACCATGAAAGTGATCCAAGTGATCCAAGGGCTGGAACACAtctcctatgaagaaaggctgagagacttcagcctgaagaagagaaggttccTCAAGAACTTCTTACGGCCTTTCAATATACAAAGAGGGCTCataagaaagagaggaaaaggcttttGAACAGTCTGTAGTGACTGGACAAGGGGCAACAGTTATAAACtgagagtagatttagattggacacaaggaataaatgttttatgatgagggtagtgagacactggaacaggctgcccagagaagctgtggatgccccatcattggaagtgttcaaggtcgggttggatggggctttgagcaacctggtctagtgaaagATATCCCTGACCACTGAAAGGGGGGCTCGGACTAGGTGgtctttgaagatcccttccaacccaaaccatcctatgattctatgcacTTCTGTTGTCAAGAAGAGCCTCATCTTTCTTAACATTAAACTTCTGCAGCCAAAGGTGAATCTATGAAATGAAACACAATAAAGCAAATGGATATATCAATTAATGCATCACTTCAACTCAAACTCATCACTGCTCTGAAGCCTACTCTGTATTTTTAGCTTGTGACTTGTGGGTGCCAATAAATAGTTTCCTCCACTGCCCATTACTTCGTTTTGTTGACATTTCTTGAAATTTAGAATGGCCCAATAACAAACAAGGTAATGTAGCCATCTCCTGACACAGAATGCCAGCGATCCATGCAATAAAGATGGAAATCCCAAATTAATGAGGAGGTTAAATAGTGCTCTGGGTGAAAATAGTCCTCTAACTTAAATATCATCTTATGCTGTAGCCTGGAACCTTGGCCAGGTTAATAAAGGTTAACAGTAGTCACTATAGGAAACAGAGTATTGGGCAAGAAAGTACAAACTGTCCTACAATCTttaggaaaggaagaggaacaACAAATGACAGAAGAAGCTGAAGATGAACCATCAGGTATCTGTCCTGTTAAACTCTTTGGGCCAGATCTGCCAGTTTCTGTACCCGCTGACACACATGGCAGCAACTTGGCTGGTGTCCTACTTGTCTCCGTTTGTTTCCCTAGCCAAATGGACCAGCAGAAGTGACTTAATGCACAAGCCCAAATCAAGAGTTGCTGGTGTCTCCCATTGAAAAAACACCTCCCCGTAAATATGTGCTTACAGCCAGGCAAAGAGAAAggtgttttctccattttcactCCACTTCGCTTGGCACGTGGACCTGGACACCGCGTTGGTGGTCGCTCATGCACATGGAGGGTCTGTGCACGGTGAGAAAACGAGCGAGGTGTTGTGGTGGGCACTCAACGCTGGCAAGGGGCTGTCTTGGTGGAGACACAGGGTGTGAACTTGATGGTGGGCAGGATGGGGCTGAGGCACCGTTTTGGGGGAGAAGTTGTGAAACTGGGAACGGAAGGCACGAGGCTGTCCTGATGGATTTTGTGAAATGGGAAGGGCCTGAGGCGTGGTGAAGGTCTGTGCTGGAAGACAACATGAAGCGGCAGGTAATACTGCGGGGTGTGAAGTTGCGTTGAAAGAACTCACGTCACCTAAAACGGGCGTTGTGTGTTGAAGGCAGCATGAGTGGAGGGTGTGCAACTGTGGCTGCTGAGCTGCGATGGACTTTGGGTAGATCCTCCTCTGGGAGACGTCGTGAAGCAGTAGGGACTACACAGGGTGGCGACTTGTGTTGGGAGAGGCTGTGGGCCAGAAGAGGACACTCCGTGGCGGTGGGTGCATTAAGGTCAGTTTGGCAGGGACAACAGGTCCTCGGGGAATGAGAAGTTGTGCTGAGGGAGGTTGTGAAATCATCAGCAGGCGTTATGGAAGAGGACAGACAATTTCTCAATCTACgtggccctgagcagcagcaaggcCTCCTCTTCAGGGCCTGTGAAACTAGAACATCACAGGGACAcgagcagaaaataaagcaccGGTGCAAGAGGCAAGGTATCATTTTGTACAGACAGTTCTTGCTTTCTTCGTATTTCTGAAGAAGGgagaagtaatttaaaaacacatttccagaGCCATGACAGTGACAGGTGCTGTACAAAGAGGGAAGTGGTTCAAGTCTAAGTGACCACACATAAACTAGAGATTTCACCAAGAGACCGATTGGCTGTCGGATGTCGTGTTGAAAGGACTGCGGCTTTTTAAGCCGTGTCTAGCTAGCCGGAACTGCAGTGCGACACAAGGATTTTATCTGGATCGTATGTCACAGAATTCGGGTGGCAGTTTTACCCAGAAGATCCagacctggcagctgctgtaGATCAGTCACTGAGATTCCAAGGAACCCACAAAAAGGTGAGAAAATCCTGGATGTTATCTTTGCCATTGCACTCTAACGCTTTCTGTCGTGGTTTTGGGGAAATggtgaggggaagggaagagattaaaaacaaacaaaaaacaaaaccaccaaaaaaacccacaaacaaacaaacagaaaaccagacaaCCAACAGCGGAAAGGAGatcaaacattttcttctcctattGTTTAGAAATTGGCTATAGGTCTTGATCATTTCAAGGCAAGGAGAGCTTCATTCTGGGTACCCCTTCCCACGAACGAGTGCTATTTAATTGCTCTAAATACACCTCTGTAATATTAAGATGTCATTATTCAGAGACCAAGTATTAGCAGTTTTGGTCTTAGATGATCACTGAAGATCAGCCAAGAAAATACAACAGCATAACATTCTGTCCATAGTCTAAAACATCTTTGTGGCGTCAAGGTTGTTTAGACTGACACCTGCCACAAGAAGGACGTGGTATTCAGCACACAAACCACAGCAAGGACATTTAATTTCAAGAGAGGAAAAGACTAAGACTCAGTCTGCTGCTGTTTGATGCAAACTTTCCTTAATTAGTTTCATTAAGAAAGTAAACTTACATCTTGAATGTCTCTTGGAGACACGAATGTGTCTTGGAGAGAGGAAATCATTCTTTCCAAGGTCACACAACGAATACATGAGAACTGTGAGTgaatttttcagtattattttcCACAGTCTACAGAAGTCAGAGAAGAATTCCTTCACTTCCATTGCAGTGGAAGGCAAAATTATTGATGTTTTGTCGCTTACCCACAGGACACCCATTGCAGCCATACGTGTACCTGGTCTTTATGCATATATGATCAATGGCACAGGACAATGTAATTTAACATTAGAAAATATGATTGACAAGCCTAAGTCAGACAGCAAATCACCTGTCATTCCCTGAACGGCTGGTGGAGAGAGGCGCGTTTCTGGAGGATGGCAATTTTAAATgagatgtttgcatttttaatggtGAAAGCTCGGTGTAACGGTCCCGGCTGGATTCCCAGCCAAGCACTGCTGCCGTACGTACCTTCAATGGAATAGAGATAGATCGTCTCCACTGCTCCAGGCCATCAGCTGGCCAAGGAAATAACCTGTATCACgcatttttcttgcctctaTGCATGCAGCACAGGACATTGTGCGTCTGGGGCGCTGAGAGGAAACAAGAATAATTCAAGTCTGCCACATTTTGTGTGTTTATGGAAGTCTGACTCCACACGTGCTGCAGCATTTTATAAAGAGAGAACAGACTGTTCTATGGTTAGACTGGTTACTAGCATTAGATCTACTGTTGATACTGTTCTGTGATTCACATCTTCCGTGCTCTCCCCGTTCGGACttgttcctctcttctttttaactATCTCCTGCTGCCTTTCAAGACACTTCTCTACCTTCCCATGTCAAAATTAATAGCTGGTGGGGAGAAAGGAGTCATGCTGTTTGACCTCagaccgaaaaaaaaaaatatggcacGAATTctatttttcaactttttttttcttccttttttctcttcccccccgccccctgcccTTTTTTTAAGATTCTCATTCAGACCCCACTGTCATGGGGGAATAACTGGGTGAGCTGCCTCAGGGAACAGGGTGAAATAACTATTTGAGCCATAATTGCAATATCCTCTGAGGGTCAGACATGTTGTCCCACATGTGGTTCTTACTGTTTCTTCCCGAGAAGGAAGTTTTTTAGGACTGTGTCAGACTAAATTGTATATTGTCTGTACACAGGgctcaagaaaacaaaccaaccacattaaaatacactttattaaaatagaaatcAGTCACCCACATAAAAACCTACCACTTATTTTGCATATTCTCTGCCATGTTTTCTGAACATATGCATAGGACAACATCCAATCACATTTCCTGCTGATTAAACCTGTATGCTGATTACTTAGAATTCTGAGACACTTTTCAGAAGATCTGTCTCATGTAATCCTAGCTacatgaagcaaagaaaattatcCCACAGTGGTTAACACCgggttctctttttatttagaCAAGAGGTAGTTTTCAGACATGATTAACTTAAGTTATAGCTAATTTTGAAAGATTTGTTTCCCAATACTGACTGCAAAAAGGATCCTCAAGAAATGAGTTTCGAAAAGGGAGAAATACACTGCAATCTAACCTTTCCTACATGTTGTATAGAATTTGGCCTTAGATGTACTTTGAACAATGTCTCAAAGCTCTGCGCTCCAAGTCCAAACACAGCAATCCCTCCCTAAATCAAGATCTGGCTACAAAGAGCTGGGACAAATCCAGAAACACCACCAGGTCACCATGAGGGAAAGTCACCCAAGAGTTACCacatctctcctttctccttacAGGTCTGTGCGAAATCCCTCATTATGAATATTTCAACTACAACAATCTTCCTTCCAACCGTAACCGGACAGGCTCACGGGACTAATCAAAGCGGGGCTGTGGGAAAGACGGAGGCGTCGTATGCGGTCCTCAAGTTCATGGAGAGCTTCTGCCTCATCAGCGCAGCCTGCGGGATGGTGGGGAACGGCATGGTCATCTGGTACCTTGGCTTCCGCATCCGCAGAAACCACTTCACCGTTTACATCCTGAACCTGGCCGCTGCCGACTTCGGGTACCTCCTCTGCATCGCCATCGAGACGGTTCAGTACCTGATGCAGTTCAACGTTGGCGTGCAGTTTGGGCTGTTCCTCTTCTTGGATCTTTTCATGTATGGGACCGGCTTGTATCTCCTGACCGCCATCAGCATCGAgaggtgtctgtctgtcctttgCCCGATCTGGTGCCGAAGCCACCGCCCAAAGCACTTGTCCGGCATCATCTCTGGCCTGCTCTGGGGTCTCTCCCTGATGCTGAACATGCTCGGGTACATCTTGTGCACCATTCGCCCCTCTGCCAAGACTTGCCACCTCCTGCTCATCACCATCGGAACCTTGGACTTCCTCTTCTGCACACCCCTCATGGTGCTCTTCAGCCTGACCCTCTTCCTCAGGGTCAAGTGCAGCTCCCAACACATCCGAACTGGCAGGCTCTTCACCATCATCATGCTCACCGTCCTCTTCTTCATCATTTTCGCGGTGCCTCTGAGCGTCCTGATCCTCTTTGACTTCTTGGGCTACAAATTTCTCTACTCCCCGGAGATCGGCTTCGTGCTGTCCTGCGTGAACAGCACTCTCAACCCCATCATTTACTTCCTCGTGGGGAGCTACAGGGATCGGAGAATCAAGTTCACCCTCCGGCTGGCATTCCAGAGGGCCTTTGAAGATTCAGCAGATGACAAAGATGAACGGGAAACCCGTGACACAATAACTATGTCCTCCTAACACAGGAACGTTGGTCTGGGGCTGAGGGACAATAGTTTACAGAATTGAAGAACTCTGAGGTACTGGGGAAGGTTTAGCTCACCCAAAGTCTGGTGTCTTCAGGGTAGATCTCTACCCTCTAGCTGGTTATTTTAAGCTCCATCTGTGGTTGGTGAAAACACATGAGCACCTGGACCACAGAATTTATCTGACCTCTATTAGGGCTATATTGAAAGTCcctatttcttttcagtggCCATTAAACGACTTGGATTTGACAAGGTGAAATGTCTTTGTGTCTGAATTTTATCAAAGGAATCCCAGCCAGAGGTTGCAACTCCCTTAGTACATCTGTCTTTCAGAGCACAAGATCAAATTCGTAAATTCTCTGTCGCTTTTTACTCAGATCTCTGAAGACAAGGTGGGAATCAATCCTCCTCCTGTTAAAACCAGTCACAAAATTCCTGGAAGGAGACCCTATCTATCTCACTTAATTTTCAATACCTGTATCTCAGCAACACATGCAACGTTTTGCGGCTCAGAGTGCATGATTCTTGGCTTCCTAATGTGCACATTTCAAACAGTGACATGATTCATGCCCTAGAAGTTCATTTCTTCTAGTAACTAGGGAAGTTTCCAGGCCAGAGAGTCATGATGTAGTAGAAAAGGGCTCCAACCCCTACTTACTTGCCTTGCAACCTTAGAAACTCAATTACATGCTCCCTTTTCTTGTGTTTCAAAGAAATACAGGGCTGGAGTTGTATATTATTTTAGCTTCCTCCAGTCCAGGACAGAGTATCTGCATCTAACTACAGCACGCATTGGGTTGTTATTCCttcttttaagaagaaaaaattataagAACCATGGCTTCCAACATCTCTTCTACCAGTACAAATAAAttcaaggacagggaaaaaacaggaaacagaagaagGGTAAATAAATATCACAATATGCAACAAATTATTCTCTAGACTAAATCCCTTGAGATGCAAGATGTGATTATTTGAAGTGTTGTACTATCAGACTACACAACATTTGCTCTTCTAACTTAAATTGATAGAAAAAGGCAACACAGGTAATTTTCTTTGACAAACCTTAAGATTGCCTCTTCATACCTTAATCTGCATatattttcctaaagaaaagctgcattCTTCTATTGTCTATtatcttttttctgtttgtttgtcttttaattaattttgaaaagcatcacttaaaaaaatagtggTTCACCTTAGTGTCTGTATTTGCCTTTTGCTTCCTGTTTACAGCTCCTGAAAGCTGAAATTTGAGTTCTGTTCCTACtactctttaatttttaatgctatTGTTCTGCAATGTACATATTGTTGATTTAGATTAGGTCTATGTCATCAATTATTTTtagtaaggattttttttttaattttaatttctgccGCTGATGGGAAGAGAGCATCCATTTATcagaaaacatgttaaaatgttTTAGTTGTAATATCTTTAATGATTTTATCACtggaagaactgaaatatttccgTTATTAAAagtgtcaaaagccttttttttttttaaaggaaaatatgttgTATTTAAAACCATGATTGTGCTCAGAAGTTGATAAAAACATACAGAATATGAACTGTGGAAAACTTTCGATCCCAACAGTTTGTCCTTAAACAGACCCATCGTGAAGACACGCACACAATTTAATGTGAGCACATTTTACGCATCACATTAACGTGGACACTTTACGTCCAAGCCTGGACATTTAAAAGGTGATGTCTGCACATAAACCACCATCGTAGACACCCTCAAGCATCTGTGGTAAAAGACAAACattctgctgtttgcagaaaCAAAATCGCTGGGTGTGACATGTGGTGACCAGCTAAAAATTTGTCGGGTTTAATACGTGCCCTGAGGAGAACATTAGGCAGGAAGAACGTAGATGTCTCCAAGCTGATATTGCTCTATGTATGTTTTAGATTATGATGAGGGGAAAACGGACAAAAATCAGGagtaaaaataagcaaatcAGGAAACCTGATGTAAATATGGACCCACCTGTATCTTCACTGTTAAAACACGTTGCTCCACATAGCATTAGACAATAGGCTCTTGGGTTGGTGGACTCAACGCTGGACCAAAGAGGGGAATTATTGACGCCAAAATGCCATTTCGCCTCAGGGCCGTTGCACGTAACTTTTGTAGCACCGTTGATTTCATGGTTTTGAAACCAGACAAGAAGCAGCTGGTCACATTAACCAGCAAGAGGAAACAGGTGCACAGAGGGGCAGaccaacagcaaaaaaagtcaggggaggggaggctggAAACCTCATCCTTTCAGAGATGACAAAGAAAAGAGGAATAGGAGGATGGAAATCAGCCCCAACAGAAAAATGGCAATTATACCTAACAACGGGGACACAACCTAAGGGGGTTCTTGGCCATGAACAGAGGGGGAACATACAGGGTTCTAGAtgaatagaatcattttggttgcaagagaccctcgagaccatcgagtccaactgttcccccagccttggcactgccccatgtccctgagaacctcgtgtccgtctgtccaacccctccagggatggtgactccagcactgccctgggcagcctgttccaatgccccacagccctttggggaagaaattgttccccagatccaacctcaacctcccctggcgcaacttgaggccgtttcctctgctcctggcgcttgttcctggggagcagagcctaGGGACACAATTCTCCATCAGTTTTAAAGAGAACTGAGGACTTCTGTTGTGTTCTGAGTATCTGCCATGATACATCAATCATagggtggtttgggttggaagggaccttgaatCTAATAATTCCCAGCTGCACCATGTGTGGATTTGGTCTCCGGTGAACTTCTTGGGACCTTTTACAAAGAGTGTCTCTTGGCATCACCTCAAACCAAAGGAGGAATGAGCTCATGAAGtccattttcttctgaacaCAGACCAAGTTTTAGGGCATTCAGTGACACTCATGACTCGTAATCTCTGAGCAGAGGAAATTAAAGAAACTTCAGAAGATAAGCAGTacagaaaacatcctttttCACTGACAGatattcttattttatatatattctttcTGTCCTGGTAACTATATAAATATTGGCACCTACtcagttgttttccttttatcgTTATCTGGTTTTAATTGATGACTTCCATGGATATTTGGCAATATGATTTACTCcatcttaaaatacattttgttacCTCAGCCCATTATGACTATTCCAGAGCTTCCTTGGGATGCATTTCCATCATAGCTGTGCTTTGCATTAGAGCAGCAGTATATGCATCACCCATTTTATGGAAAGCTACTAACAAAAAGGAAGGAtccaggaagaaccaagaataCTCAGTACAGAATGTGTGGTAGAGGAAATAATACTCGAATTACTGTCAAAGACGGCACTAAGTAAAAGGCAaatcataatgaaaataaacaaaggggaaaatgaagatggaaaataaagacagaaaatgggAATGGGAGCAGGtaaatcattttttatttaagacaTAGGAAGAACCTTCAAGTCAGTGAGGCTCCACATCTCCAGGCCTCCTCACCAGCCCATCCTTACAGGGTGTTCTCCAGCACAGTGTCCCCAGACACGTGGTTCCCCTCCTCATTTGTCACCTTCTCATCAAAGACTTGTTGGAAGGCGACTTTGACTGAGCCCTGGAACTGGCGCTGCCGGCAGCTCCCCACCAGAAAGTAAATGAATGGGCTGATGCTGCAGTTCAGCGATGCCAACAGGAAAGAGGTAGTTTTGGGAAACAGCTCACCTGAACTTGGAGGAATGAGAAAAACCTCTACACTGAAAGGAATACCGAAGAAGAAGATCACGTCGAGCAGGACAGCAACACGGAGTTTCCCCGGGCGACGTTTCTGTGAGCCACGTCGGAGCTTGATGAACAAGGACACGTTGGAAATCAACATTATTGACAACAACATTATGGAAATTGCAATGTCTATGCCTGCAAATATGGTCTTATAGCTTTTAGCAAACTTAAAGCTAAGATGCattgaggaaacaaaaaatccaccaaGAGCCCAGAGCATCCCACTCACAAGACCTGATAAATGctttgggcagcagcagcgaTACCAGGTTGGGAACAGGACAGACACCAGCGCTCCACACTGATTGCTGTCAGCAGACCCAGGCTTCCAAGGTCAAAGGCATGGGACAGAAATtcaacaaacaataaaaaacccatgtagaaagaaataaattcatgCAAATAAGACCAAATTGCTGTTAAGCTCAAAAATGCCAATATGAGCAAAACAAACAGGGGGAGCAGAGAGAAGTCAGCAACAGCTAGTATTAGGATGTAGACTGTGAACGGGCTCTTCTTCACATGGGAGCCCAGGAACCTCACCACTACCCCATTCCCCACAAGTCCACAGAGAGAAATCCCCATACAGACACCTGCAAAGACCTTCAGTCCAAAAGGTACTGTTAGTCATTTGTATTCCATATTTTCCCCATATTCCACATATCCAGAGGTCATGTAGTCCGGATAGAGCTCTGTTGTGTTGGTCTCCTCCATGGCGAATGACCCTGCTCTGCGTGGCCAacttctccctctcccaccagctcctgggagagacgaggaaggagaaggacatGAGGGGCACGGGCGCTCCCAGCACTCGCCATCTTTCCCCACGGCCCCACGCCAGCCCCAGCCTGCACCAGGAAGGTCCCCGTCCCCTGCCGTGCCCAGGACAGGCTGCCACCcctccagccctgtccctgccaggACCCATCTCCCACCTGCCCGTCCCCAACCTCCTACCTCCTGGTGCTCTGGGAacggggctgctgcaggagccccAGCACACGGGACCAGGCTTGTCAGGAGAAAGGGTCTGGGGACGGCTGCTGGGCCACCcgctctgcttctgcctcctccCTCGTTCCTGACAAAGCTCACGTATTTTGGTCGGGAGACTTGTCTCCCAATCTCATCGCATTGGTCACAGCTTCCCCTCACGTGTCCCATGGTCGGTGATCTTGCCACTAGGAGCTGGCCATGTcacccccttcctcccctcctaCCGTCCTCCAGCTCTGTCCCACCATGCGAGGGGCTTCTGGTGGTTACGTGGTGCTGGACCAGGAGACCCTCCACACTGGGAAGCCACCCACGAGTGGAcatgcagcagcacaagggctTCACCTGCTGCCTTGGATGAAACTCCCCAGACGTGTTCCTTAGAGATTGTGTCTGTGGTTTACACAGGGCTGCAAACGGGTTTTTATCTGCAAGATTCTTGTCTCACCAAATCTCATCCATCAGCACCGTAGATACAGCTCACTTTTCTCcgtatttattttgctttcccatt
Above is a window of Caloenas nicobarica isolate bCalNic1 chromosome 5, bCalNic1.hap1, whole genome shotgun sequence DNA encoding:
- the LOC135989887 gene encoding proto-oncogene Mas-like; this translates as MNISTTTIFLPTVTGQAHGTNQSGAVGKTEASYAVLKFMESFCLISAACGMVGNGMVIWYLGFRIRRNHFTVYILNLAAADFGYLLCIAIETVQYLMQFNVGVQFGLFLFLDLFMYGTGLYLLTAISIERCLSVLCPIWCRSHRPKHLSGIISGLLWGLSLMLNMLGYILCTIRPSAKTCHLLLITIGTLDFLFCTPLMVLFSLTLFLRVKCSSQHIRTGRLFTIIMLTVLFFIIFAVPLSVLILFDFLGYKFLYSPEIGFVLSCVNSTLNPIIYFLVGSYRDRRIKFTLRLAFQRAFEDSADDKDERETRDTITMSS